The Streptomyces sp. NBC_00344 genome includes a window with the following:
- a CDS encoding DUF5926 family protein yields MAKKRPQTKAPQVTGEIPVVGAREPCPCGSGRRYKACHGRAAAHAVTELIQRPFEGLTGEGDWVALRELVPAATVELTLKGGLPDGVPAVTLATVLPMAWPALRRDDGSVLLGLQNDTPSGDLSRDLADTLQRALTADPGTPVTAQKAAADGPRLQDLLDPGAAFEPVVHTGFEFWVPDSENATPEVSASLERANEAAIPTVKLTSADSAYWCETPEKNHLRWVMPHPEERLLDALARLHAAGTSSLGVGTRLVGSFRAHGLTVPVWDLPTAMGAEECEKPAAEFAERLTAALAVDSPLTPEERRARGGLTNRQVTLS; encoded by the coding sequence ATGGCGAAGAAGCGTCCCCAGACGAAGGCCCCTCAGGTCACCGGAGAGATCCCGGTGGTCGGGGCGCGTGAGCCCTGTCCCTGCGGCTCGGGCCGCCGCTACAAGGCCTGCCACGGACGAGCCGCGGCACATGCCGTGACGGAGCTGATCCAGCGGCCCTTCGAGGGCCTCACCGGCGAGGGGGACTGGGTCGCGCTGCGCGAGCTGGTACCCGCGGCGACCGTCGAACTGACCCTGAAGGGCGGGCTGCCCGACGGCGTGCCGGCCGTGACCCTCGCGACCGTGCTGCCCATGGCGTGGCCCGCGCTGCGCCGGGACGACGGCTCCGTACTGCTGGGACTGCAGAACGACACACCTTCGGGGGACCTGAGCCGCGACCTGGCCGACACCCTGCAGCGCGCGCTGACCGCCGATCCCGGCACCCCGGTCACCGCGCAGAAGGCAGCCGCCGACGGGCCCAGGCTGCAGGACCTGCTGGACCCGGGCGCCGCGTTCGAACCGGTCGTACACACCGGATTCGAGTTCTGGGTACCGGATTCGGAGAATGCCACCCCGGAGGTCTCCGCTTCGCTCGAGCGGGCGAACGAGGCGGCCATCCCGACCGTGAAGCTCACATCGGCGGACTCCGCCTACTGGTGCGAGACCCCGGAGAAGAATCATCTGCGCTGGGTGATGCCGCACCCGGAGGAGCGACTCCTCGACGCGCTCGCCCGGCTGCACGCGGCCGGCACCTCATCGCTCGGCGTCGGCACCCGCCTGGTCGGTTCCTTCCGGGCGCACGGACTGACCGTCCCGGTGTGGGATCTGCCGACCGCGATGGGGGCGGAGGAGTGCGAGAAGCCTGCGGCCGAGTTCGCCGAACGGCTGACCGCGGCGCTCGCCGTGGACAGCCC
- a CDS encoding ATP-binding protein — translation MRHRCSFGRFPAQSNGASTRWRGAKEVSGVALVVAQEVPTSSSMAVPHGPAGVGEARHRMRDQLRRNGVSDAMVDDAVLILSELLSNACRHGRPLGQAEIGDGDVRAAWRVDRAGQLTVEVTDGGGPTRPIPATPSVTAKGGRGLNIISALAQEWGVRDNASGEVTVWVLVTRGRREDFAAHLAGHGPEFGDFTDVFDELDQGM, via the coding sequence GTGCGTCACCGGTGCTCCTTTGGCCGGTTTCCGGCCCAGTCCAATGGGGCATCCACTCGATGGCGTGGGGCAAAGGAGGTCTCGGGGGTGGCGTTGGTGGTGGCACAGGAAGTGCCCACGTCGTCGAGCATGGCCGTACCCCATGGCCCTGCGGGCGTGGGTGAAGCGAGACACCGTATGCGTGATCAGTTGCGCAGGAACGGGGTGTCCGACGCGATGGTCGACGACGCTGTTCTGATCCTTTCCGAACTGCTCAGCAACGCCTGCCGGCACGGCAGGCCGCTGGGCCAGGCGGAGATCGGGGACGGCGATGTACGCGCCGCCTGGCGCGTGGACAGAGCAGGACAACTGACCGTGGAAGTGACAGATGGTGGCGGTCCCACCCGGCCGATTCCGGCCACCCCATCGGTCACCGCGAAAGGCGGCCGGGGGCTGAACATCATCAGCGCCCTGGCCCAGGAGTGGGGCGTACGGGACAACGCGTCGGGCGAGGTGACGGTCTGGGTGCTGGTGACCCGGGGCCGGCGTGAGGACTTCGCCGCCCACCTCGCGGGACACGGGCCGGAGTTCGGAGACTTCACGGATGTCTTCGACGAGCTCGACCAGGGGATGTGA
- a CDS encoding glycerophosphodiester phosphodiesterase: protein MTHVRQQSIQVVAHRGASEDAPEHTLAAYMRAIEDGADGLECDVRLTADGHLVCVHDRRVNRTSDGRGAVSALELADLAALDFGSWREWKDSEESPDWDRESTSVLTLDRLLELVADSGRRVELAIETKHPTRWAGQVEERLLAALARFGLAAPSPGDPSPVRIMSFSARSLHRIAAAAPGLPTVYLMQFLSPRLRDGRLPAGAGIAGPGMRIVRSHPGYVERLHRAGHQVHVWTVNEPADVELCAELGVEAIITNRPKQVLSQLGRL from the coding sequence GTGACCCATGTACGGCAGCAGAGCATTCAGGTCGTAGCCCACCGAGGCGCATCCGAGGATGCCCCCGAGCACACTCTGGCCGCGTACATGCGAGCCATCGAGGACGGTGCGGACGGACTGGAGTGCGACGTCCGGCTCACCGCCGATGGCCATCTTGTCTGTGTACATGACCGCCGTGTCAACCGCACGTCGGACGGTCGCGGCGCGGTGTCCGCCCTGGAGCTGGCCGATCTCGCCGCGCTGGACTTCGGATCCTGGCGGGAATGGAAGGACAGCGAGGAGTCCCCGGACTGGGACCGGGAGAGCACATCCGTGCTCACCCTGGACCGCCTGCTCGAGCTGGTCGCCGATTCCGGCCGGCGCGTGGAGCTGGCGATCGAGACCAAGCATCCGACGCGCTGGGCGGGTCAGGTGGAGGAGAGGCTGCTCGCCGCACTGGCCCGTTTCGGTCTGGCCGCGCCGTCACCCGGGGATCCCTCACCCGTACGGATCATGAGCTTCTCGGCGCGGTCGCTGCACCGGATCGCGGCCGCCGCGCCCGGCCTTCCCACCGTCTATCTGATGCAGTTCCTCTCCCCACGGCTGCGCGACGGGCGGCTGCCGGCGGGGGCCGGGATCGCGGGGCCGGGGATGCGGATCGTCCGCAGCCATCCCGGCTATGTCGAGCGGCTGCACCGGGCAGGGCACCAGGTGCATGTGTGGACGGTCAACGAACCGGCGGACGTCGAGCTCTGCGCCGAGCTGGGCGTAGAGGCAATCATCACCAATCGCCCGAAACAGGTCCTGTCCCAGCTGGGCCGCCTGTAG
- a CDS encoding S1C family serine protease, with amino-acid sequence MSTENEGTEGTAAESAPPAPSAPPAPVAAPEGMSASASGDTAQLPGHVPAGDPAAAHAAGAGWPPPPPPLPAYGGGGGPVWGAPVPPPPGPGRRRTGGLVAAVIVAALVAGGIGGGIGYVAEKNSDNATGSTTVSAPGNGQDVKRSPNTVAGVAAKALPSVVTIEAKSGNGEGGTGTGFIYDTQGHILTNNHVVAEAAGGGSLTATFSNGKKYDAEVVGRAQGYDVAVVKLKNAPSGLNPLSLGNSDQVAVGDSTIAIGAPFGLSNTVTTGIISAKNRPVASGDGSGSKASYMSALQTDASINPGNSGGPLLDERGAVIGINSAIQSASSGGLSGEGQAGSIGLGFAIPINQAKAVAQQLIKTGQPVYPVIGATVSMDEQGTGAKISDQASGGGSDPVTPNGPAAKAGLKAGDVITKLDDTVVDSGPTLIGAIWTHKPGDKVQLTYKRDGKEHTVEVTLGQRKGDS; translated from the coding sequence GTGAGCACCGAGAACGAGGGCACCGAGGGCACCGCGGCGGAGTCCGCACCACCCGCCCCGTCCGCACCTCCTGCGCCGGTTGCCGCTCCGGAGGGCATGTCTGCTTCCGCCTCAGGGGACACCGCACAGCTCCCTGGGCATGTGCCCGCAGGTGACCCCGCAGCGGCTCATGCGGCGGGGGCCGGCTGGCCCCCGCCGCCCCCGCCGCTTCCCGCCTACGGGGGCGGCGGCGGTCCTGTCTGGGGCGCGCCCGTGCCTCCGCCGCCCGGTCCGGGGCGCAGGCGGACCGGCGGCCTGGTCGCCGCGGTGATCGTGGCCGCGCTGGTCGCGGGCGGCATCGGTGGCGGCATCGGATATGTGGCCGAGAAGAACAGTGACAACGCGACCGGATCGACGACGGTTTCCGCGCCGGGCAACGGCCAGGACGTCAAGCGCTCCCCGAACACGGTCGCCGGGGTGGCCGCCAAGGCGCTGCCCAGCGTCGTCACCATCGAGGCGAAGAGCGGCAACGGCGAAGGCGGCACAGGCACCGGCTTCATCTACGACACCCAGGGTCACATCCTCACGAACAACCATGTGGTGGCAGAGGCAGCCGGCGGCGGCAGTCTCACGGCGACCTTCTCCAACGGCAAGAAGTACGACGCCGAGGTGGTCGGCCGGGCACAGGGCTACGACGTGGCCGTGGTGAAGCTGAAGAACGCGCCGTCCGGGCTGAACCCGCTCTCCCTCGGCAACTCCGACCAGGTGGCCGTCGGCGACTCGACCATCGCGATCGGTGCGCCCTTCGGCCTCTCCAACACGGTGACCACCGGCATCATCAGCGCGAAGAACCGTCCGGTCGCATCGGGCGACGGATCCGGCAGCAAGGCCTCGTACATGAGCGCCCTGCAGACCGACGCCTCGATCAACCCGGGCAACTCCGGCGGCCCGCTGCTCGACGAGCGCGGCGCGGTCATCGGCATCAACTCCGCCATCCAGTCGGCGAGCAGTGGCGGCCTCAGCGGTGAGGGACAGGCCGGCTCGATCGGTCTGGGCTTCGCCATCCCGATCAACCAGGCCAAGGCGGTCGCCCAGCAGCTGATCAAGACCGGCCAGCCGGTCTACCCGGTGATCGGCGCCACCGTCTCCATGGACGAGCAGGGCACCGGCGCCAAGATCTCCGACCAGGCCTCCGGCGGCGGCTCGGACCCGGTCACCCCCAACGGCCCGGCGGCCAAGGCGGGTCTGAAGGCCGGCGACGTGATCACCAAGCTCGACGACACCGTGGTCGACAGCGGCCCGACTCTGATCGGCGCGATCTGGACCCACAAGCCGGGTGACAAGGTCCAGCTCACCTATAAGCGGGACGGCAAGGAGCACACGGTCGAGGTCACCCTGGGCCAGCGCAAGGGCGACAGCTGA
- a CDS encoding WD40 repeat domain-containing protein, producing the protein MRVRRLSTATALAVIFSSAVLAGASPASADSSSVLPIASSGDVVVDGVHQRVFISDPLGNKVVATDYSGKVLGTVPSLPGVVGLELSADSASLYAAVPGADEVVAIDTAALQLAGTYRTGAGTAPTFVARAGGKIWFGYGHAAEGGIGSLDLSGTEPVVTLGQDGDASWYSAPRLASDPAAPGVLAAGEVGSSPATVAVYDVASGSASLRVSKWNPGEGASNLMDLDVSPDGKELVVASGSPYYQQVYSTEDLSSVGRYQTNTYPNAVDIAPDGTVAAGTDSWYEPDVHIFTPGTTDPLRQYDFPNTGTSSGSDTLAAAGLAWAPDESRLFAVSSNSASVFSLRVLDSPAKSAPKLTVSAPASAARAKSLTVKGSLTASVPLPSGTALTVTRTDVESPAGKSLGTKTLGANGAFSFTDTPPAGGKVTYKVSYAGDATHTAASSSTSVNVSRATPTLTLNHNGTLYSYGADVSFTAHLGTTYKNRTVELWSDPFGADKPKKLVRTGKVNSKGDLSVTVDMTRDTAVTAVFPGDARYASKSVKATAYAKVKISTSVSHPYRTAKIGSTSYAYFHKKTNPVFTTTMTAYKNRSQKFALEVYYQGKWRSGGSQYFKLGSTGKSAVTLTGSHDTGYRMRMRSSYVNGSSGDTVNSTTDGSWKYFVFTS; encoded by the coding sequence GTGCGTGTACGCAGACTCTCGACCGCGACAGCGCTCGCGGTCATTTTCAGCTCCGCCGTCCTGGCCGGCGCGTCTCCGGCTTCCGCCGACAGCAGTTCGGTCCTTCCGATCGCGTCGAGCGGCGATGTCGTCGTGGACGGCGTCCATCAGCGAGTGTTCATCAGCGATCCGCTGGGCAACAAGGTCGTCGCCACCGATTACAGCGGGAAGGTGCTCGGTACGGTTCCCTCGCTCCCCGGCGTGGTCGGTCTTGAACTGTCCGCCGATTCCGCCTCGCTCTATGCCGCGGTACCGGGCGCCGATGAGGTAGTGGCCATCGACACGGCCGCGCTGCAATTGGCGGGGACCTACCGGACCGGCGCCGGCACCGCGCCCACGTTCGTGGCGCGGGCCGGGGGCAAGATCTGGTTCGGGTACGGGCATGCCGCCGAGGGGGGCATCGGTTCGCTCGACCTGTCGGGTACCGAGCCGGTGGTGACGCTCGGCCAGGACGGCGACGCCTCCTGGTACTCCGCTCCCCGTCTGGCGTCCGACCCTGCCGCACCGGGGGTCCTGGCGGCAGGTGAGGTGGGCAGCAGTCCCGCCACCGTGGCCGTGTACGACGTCGCTTCGGGCAGCGCCTCGCTCAGGGTGAGCAAGTGGAACCCGGGGGAGGGCGCGAGCAATCTGATGGATCTGGATGTGAGCCCTGACGGCAAGGAGCTCGTGGTGGCGAGCGGCTCGCCGTACTACCAGCAGGTGTACTCGACCGAGGACCTGTCGTCCGTGGGCCGCTACCAGACCAACACCTATCCGAACGCGGTGGACATCGCGCCCGACGGCACCGTCGCGGCGGGCACCGACTCCTGGTACGAGCCGGACGTCCACATCTTCACACCCGGGACCACGGACCCGCTGCGGCAGTACGACTTCCCCAACACCGGTACGTCATCCGGCTCCGACACCCTGGCTGCCGCCGGCCTGGCGTGGGCGCCGGACGAGAGCCGGCTGTTCGCGGTCTCCAGCAACTCCGCCTCGGTGTTCTCTCTTCGTGTACTGGACAGCCCCGCCAAGTCCGCTCCGAAGCTCACGGTCTCCGCACCGGCCTCGGCGGCCCGCGCCAAGTCGCTCACGGTCAAGGGCAGTCTCACCGCTTCCGTGCCGCTCCCCTCGGGCACCGCGCTGACCGTGACCCGCACCGACGTGGAATCCCCCGCCGGCAAGTCCCTGGGTACGAAGACGCTGGGCGCGAACGGTGCGTTCTCCTTCACCGACACTCCTCCGGCGGGTGGCAAGGTCACCTACAAGGTGTCCTACGCGGGCGATGCGACCCACACCGCGGCCTCCTCGTCCACCTCGGTGAATGTCTCGCGGGCCACTCCCACGCTCACCCTGAACCACAACGGCACCCTCTACTCCTACGGCGCGGACGTCTCCTTCACCGCTCACCTCGGTACCACGTACAAGAACCGCACCGTGGAACTCTGGTCCGACCCCTTCGGCGCCGACAAACCGAAGAAGCTGGTGAGGACGGGCAAGGTCAACTCCAAGGGCGATCTGTCGGTCACCGTGGACATGACCCGCGACACCGCGGTCACCGCCGTGTTCCCCGGCGATGCCCGCTACGCGTCGAAGTCGGTCAAGGCCACCGCCTACGCCAAGGTGAAGATCTCCACCTCGGTCTCGCACCCCTACCGGACCGCCAAAATCGGCTCCACGTCGTACGCCTACTTCCACAAGAAGACGAATCCGGTCTTCACCACCACCATGACGGCGTACAAGAACCGCTCCCAGAAGTTCGCCCTGGAGGTCTACTACCAGGGAAAGTGGCGCTCCGGCGGCTCGCAGTACTTCAAGCTCGGCTCGACCGGGAAGTCCGCGGTGACGCTGACCGGAAGCCATGACACCGGCTACCGCATGCGGATGCGGTCGTCCTATGTGAACGGCTCGTCCGGCGACACCGTGAACTCGACCACCGACGGCTCCTGGAAGTACTTCGTCTTCACGTCGTAG
- a CDS encoding phosphodiester glycosidase family protein, with amino-acid sequence MSQATDPEPRKRLRLPRRKASRAVLAVVLVCALALSWSLKDALTYPGDDSTAARLAGWAREHRLGTVVDKLENIRYDLDPPKVGGSLSAAALDRMRKAATAPRTAAGASLPLRTPMRPMVSPALEGEGVYRVLASDRKGLPIVQGTYVRPDADHTSYEAAVAWISTRNARFQLHPGVREPGGSFSVPPNIPKGSRTGLVATWNGGFKVSDGGSRGGFYLAGRTVGTLRNGAASEVFYRDGSIKIGVWGRDVGMTRDVVGVRQCLELMVDGGQVVPDIDNDSTWGATDQSRMFVERSGVGVTAKGDIIMVVGQALTARTLAALMQRAGAVRAMSLDMNRAWPSFMSYDGKLDPADPKPSNILDFENPAERYYNTATRDFVAVYAR; translated from the coding sequence ATGTCCCAGGCAACGGATCCCGAGCCCCGGAAGCGCCTGCGGCTCCCACGCCGCAAGGCCTCCAGGGCCGTTCTCGCAGTCGTCCTGGTCTGCGCCCTGGCCCTGAGCTGGTCCCTCAAGGACGCCCTGACCTACCCGGGCGACGACAGCACCGCGGCCCGGCTGGCGGGCTGGGCACGCGAGCACAGGCTGGGCACTGTGGTCGACAAGCTCGAGAACATCAGGTACGACCTGGATCCGCCCAAGGTGGGGGGTTCGCTTTCGGCCGCCGCCCTGGACCGTATGCGGAAGGCGGCCACGGCCCCCAGGACGGCTGCCGGCGCGTCGCTGCCCCTCCGCACACCGATGCGCCCCATGGTCTCGCCGGCCCTGGAAGGGGAGGGGGTCTACCGGGTGCTCGCGTCGGACAGGAAGGGCCTGCCGATCGTGCAGGGGACCTATGTGCGCCCTGACGCGGACCACACCTCCTACGAGGCCGCCGTCGCCTGGATCAGCACCCGGAACGCGCGATTCCAGTTGCATCCGGGGGTCCGTGAACCCGGCGGCAGCTTCTCCGTGCCACCGAACATCCCGAAGGGCAGCCGCACCGGGCTCGTCGCCACCTGGAACGGCGGGTTCAAGGTCAGCGACGGCGGCTCACGCGGCGGCTTCTACCTGGCCGGCCGTACCGTGGGCACGCTCAGGAACGGCGCCGCATCCGAGGTCTTCTACCGCGACGGTTCCATCAAGATCGGCGTCTGGGGGCGTGATGTGGGGATGACCCGCGATGTGGTCGGCGTGCGCCAGTGCCTCGAACTGATGGTGGACGGCGGACAGGTGGTCCCGGACATCGACAACGACTCCACCTGGGGCGCCACCGACCAGAGCCGGATGTTCGTGGAACGCTCCGGCGTGGGTGTCACCGCCAAGGGCGACATCATCATGGTGGTCGGCCAGGCCCTGACCGCCCGCACCCTCGCCGCCCTGATGCAGCGTGCGGGCGCCGTCCGGGCGATGTCGCTGGACATGAACCGCGCCTGGCCGTCGTTCATGAGCTACGACGGAAAGCTCGACCCGGCCGATCCGAAACCGTCCAACATCCTCGACTTCGAGAATCCCGCGGAGCGCTACTACAACACGGCGACCCGGGACTTCGTCGCGGTCTACGCCCGCTGA
- a CDS encoding DUF6344 domain-containing protein, whose translation MTSQAKKVWAAFTTAFFALVAMLGFAAPARTAAAVPASPEQPADLPVTSAPAAQMPAARIPAARTAPGTAGRAPVVPLAWRAMPKDRSLPPTIKQRIRAEAHGSTPGARHLPLDLDASSDDAITEAAVGTAVLQPA comes from the coding sequence ATGACCAGCCAGGCCAAGAAGGTGTGGGCCGCCTTCACCACCGCGTTCTTCGCGCTTGTCGCGATGCTCGGGTTCGCCGCTCCGGCCAGGACCGCTGCCGCTGTCCCCGCGTCGCCCGAGCAGCCCGCGGACCTTCCCGTCACGTCTGCCCCTGCGGCGCAGATGCCCGCGGCGCGGATCCCCGCGGCGCGAACGGCTCCCGGAACGGCGGGCCGGGCTCCGGTGGTGCCCCTGGCCTGGCGGGCAATGCCCAAGGACCGGTCGCTGCCGCCCACGATCAAGCAGCGCATCCGTGCCGAGGCGCACGGTTCGACGCCCGGTGCCCGTCACCTCCCGCTCGACCTCGATGCCTCGTCGGACGACGCGATCACGGAAGCGGCTGTCGGCACGGCGGTTCTTCAGCCCGCCTGA
- a CDS encoding bifunctional DNA primase/polymerase, which translates to MAAIDRHSATLALAHALSAAERGLPVIPLSRAKLPALPSPHRGEPGPVRCRGECGRAGHGVHDAATDPATVRALFAAAPWATGYGIACGRAPHHLIGIDLDIKAESDSTAALQRLALKHLFTIPETVVVLTPSGGSHLWLTGPPDRGVPNSASRLGPGIDVRGTGGYLVGPGSLTAHGIYRLAPGTAHLAPAPCPRALLRLLTPPARSRHSTGRPSQGHGLVQFVIAAHEGQRNTRLFWAACRAYENGFGEDLAGPLVDAAVHTGLTEREARATIASAARLAIAPVRSPRRDHPPPDRTDDADLADRTDQAG; encoded by the coding sequence ATGGCTGCCATCGACAGGCACTCCGCCACCCTGGCCCTCGCCCATGCGCTGTCCGCCGCCGAGCGTGGGCTCCCCGTCATTCCGCTGTCCCGCGCCAAACTCCCCGCGCTTCCCTCACCCCACCGCGGGGAACCCGGTCCGGTCCGCTGCCGCGGCGAATGCGGCCGCGCCGGACACGGCGTGCATGACGCCGCCACCGATCCCGCCACTGTTCGCGCCCTGTTCGCAGCCGCCCCCTGGGCCACCGGCTACGGCATCGCCTGCGGCCGGGCGCCGCACCATCTGATCGGCATCGACCTGGACATCAAGGCGGAGAGCGACTCCACGGCCGCTCTGCAACGCCTCGCACTCAAGCATCTGTTCACGATCCCGGAGACCGTCGTCGTGCTCACTCCGAGCGGGGGGAGCCATCTCTGGCTGACCGGACCGCCCGACAGGGGGGTCCCCAACTCGGCGAGCCGGCTCGGACCCGGCATCGATGTTCGCGGCACCGGCGGTTACCTCGTGGGGCCCGGTTCACTCACGGCCCACGGTATCTACCGCCTCGCACCCGGCACGGCCCATCTCGCGCCCGCGCCCTGTCCTCGCGCTCTGCTCCGTCTGCTCACGCCTCCTGCGCGTTCCCGGCATTCCACCGGCCGGCCCTCACAAGGCCACGGCCTGGTCCAATTCGTCATCGCCGCCCATGAAGGACAGCGCAACACCCGTCTTTTCTGGGCTGCCTGCCGTGCCTACGAGAACGGTTTCGGCGAGGATCTCGCCGGCCCTCTCGTCGATGCGGCTGTGCACACCGGACTCACCGAGCGCGAAGCTCGTGCCACCATCGCCTCGGCAGCCCGCCTGGCGATTGCACCTGTGCGGTCTCCGCGGAGGGATCACCCGCCACCGGATCGAACCGATGACGCCGATCTCGCCGACCGCACGGATCAGGCGGGCTGA
- a CDS encoding SigE family RNA polymerase sigma factor yields the protein MTTPVCTSAAKAAVPYTSFATYVRARGPVLLRTARSLTANPSDAEDLLQTALTKTYVAWERIEDRRALDGYVRRALLNTRTSQWRKRKVDEYVCAELPEPVAAPAPDAAEQQALRDAMWRAVMKLPDRQRAMLVLRYYEDLSEAQTAEVLGVSVGTVKSAVSRALGKLREDPALSSGALADS from the coding sequence ATGACCACGCCAGTCTGTACCAGCGCAGCGAAAGCGGCGGTGCCCTACACGTCGTTCGCCACCTATGTGCGGGCCCGGGGGCCCGTGCTGCTGCGCACCGCCCGTTCCCTCACCGCCAACCCGAGCGACGCCGAGGACCTGCTCCAGACCGCACTCACCAAGACCTATGTCGCATGGGAGCGGATCGAGGACCGCCGGGCGCTGGACGGCTATGTCCGCAGGGCCCTGCTGAACACCCGTACCTCGCAGTGGCGCAAACGCAAGGTCGACGAGTACGTCTGTGCGGAGCTCCCCGAACCGGTGGCCGCCCCCGCGCCCGACGCGGCGGAGCAGCAGGCGCTGCGTGACGCGATGTGGCGTGCGGTGATGAAACTCCCGGACCGCCAGCGCGCGATGCTGGTTCTCCGTTACTACGAGGATCTCAGTGAGGCCCAGACCGCAGAGGTCCTCGGCGTATCGGTCGGCACGGTGAAGAGCGCGGTGTCCCGCGCGCTCGGCAAGCTCCGCGAGGACCCGGCGCTGTCCTCGGGTGCGCTCGCCGACTCCTGA
- a CDS encoding long-chain fatty acid--CoA ligase — MLSTMQDVPLTVTRILVHGTLVHGTSQITTWTGDAQQPQRRSFAETGARAVQLANALRDEIGIDGDQRVATLMWNNAEHVEAYFAVPSMGAVLHTLNLRLPAEQLVWIVNHAADRAIIVNGSLLPLLAPLLPDLPTVEHVVVSGPGDRSLLDGCAPRVHEYEDLIAGRPTTYDWPEIDERQAAALCYTSGTTGEPKGVVYSHRSIYLHSMQVNTAQSMGLTDTDTSLVVVPQFHVNAWGLPHATFMSGINMLMPDRFLQPAPLAEMIEQEKPSHAAAVPTIWQGLLAEVTAHPRDLSSMKRVTIGGAACPPALMEAYDKLGVRLCHAWGMTETSPLGTNSNPPAGLSAEEEWPYRVSQGRFPVGVEARLAGPGGEIVPWDGESAGELEVRGPWIAGAYFGGANGEDFRPSDKFSDDGWLKTGDVGIISRDGYLTLTDRAKDVIKSGGEWISSVDLENAIMAHPAVAEAAVVAVPDRKWGERPLATVVLKEGQSVGCDELKDFLARSVAKWQLPERWAIVPSVPKTSVGKFDKKVIRKQYADGQLDTTTL, encoded by the coding sequence GTGCTGAGCACGATGCAGGACGTACCACTGACAGTCACTCGCATCCTCGTCCATGGAACGCTGGTGCACGGGACCTCTCAGATCACCACCTGGACCGGAGATGCGCAGCAACCGCAGCGCCGCTCATTCGCGGAGACCGGCGCACGCGCGGTCCAGCTGGCCAATGCCCTGCGCGACGAGATCGGGATCGACGGTGACCAGCGGGTCGCCACCCTGATGTGGAACAACGCCGAGCACGTCGAGGCGTACTTCGCGGTGCCCTCCATGGGCGCGGTCCTGCACACCCTCAACCTCCGTCTCCCCGCCGAGCAGCTGGTCTGGATCGTCAATCACGCTGCGGACCGGGCGATCATCGTCAACGGGTCGCTGCTCCCGCTGCTCGCTCCGCTGCTGCCGGATCTGCCCACCGTCGAACACGTGGTGGTGAGTGGACCGGGCGACCGTTCACTGCTGGACGGCTGCGCGCCCAGGGTGCATGAGTACGAGGACCTGATCGCCGGCCGCCCCACCACGTACGACTGGCCGGAGATCGACGAGCGTCAGGCCGCCGCCCTCTGCTACACCTCGGGCACCACCGGCGAGCCCAAGGGCGTGGTCTACTCCCACCGCTCGATCTATCTGCACTCCATGCAGGTCAACACGGCCCAGTCGATGGGGCTCACGGATACGGACACCTCGCTCGTGGTCGTGCCCCAGTTCCATGTGAACGCCTGGGGGCTCCCGCACGCGACCTTCATGTCGGGCATCAACATGCTGATGCCCGACCGCTTCCTCCAGCCGGCTCCGCTGGCCGAGATGATCGAGCAGGAGAAGCCGTCGCACGCCGCGGCCGTCCCCACCATCTGGCAGGGCCTGCTCGCCGAAGTGACCGCCCACCCACGCGATCTGAGTTCGATGAAGCGGGTGACCATCGGCGGTGCGGCCTGTCCGCCCGCTCTGATGGAGGCGTACGACAAGCTGGGGGTCCGGCTCTGCCACGCCTGGGGGATGACCGAGACCTCCCCACTGGGGACGAACTCCAACCCGCCCGCCGGTCTCAGCGCCGAGGAGGAGTGGCCCTACCGGGTCAGCCAGGGCCGCTTCCCGGTCGGCGTCGAGGCCCGGCTGGCGGGCCCCGGGGGCGAGATCGTCCCCTGGGACGGCGAGTCGGCCGGTGAGCTGGAGGTACGAGGTCCCTGGATCGCGGGCGCCTACTTCGGCGGTGCGAACGGTGAGGACTTCAGGCCCTCCGACAAGTTCAGTGATGACGGCTGGCTGAAGACCGGCGATGTCGGCATCATCAGCCGCGACGGCTATCTGACCCTCACCGATCGCGCCAAGGACGTCATCAAGTCCGGCGGCGAATGGATTTCCAGCGTCGATCTGGAGAACGCGATCATGGCCCACCCGGCAGTGGCCGAGGCCGCCGTGGTGGCCGTGCCGGACCGGAAGTGGGGGGAGCGGCCGCTGGCGACCGTGGTACTCAAGGAGGGTCAGAGCGTCGGGTGCGACGAGCTGAAGGACTTCCTCGCCCGGTCCGTCGCCAAGTGGCAGCTGCCGGAGCGGTGGGCGATCGTTCCGTCCGTGCCGAAGACATCGGTCGGCAAGTTCGACAAGAAGGTCATCAGGAAGCAGTACGCGGACGGGCAACTGGACACCACCACGCTCTGA